CATTCTTCACGAAAAAAGCCTGGTAAATATAGGATTCACCCTATAAATACCAGGCTTTTTGAAAGTGGAGCAGACGGGATTTGAACCCGTGTCCAAAAACCAATTCCCTGTTCTTCTACTATCATAGTTAATCCTTTTTCATTCCCTCTACGCCCCGGGGATTAACACCCTGAGCGCTTTAGTAGCTTCATTATACGCCCACATGCTCAAAGCTTTGCATATGTCGTTTCCCATATAGTCGATGCCAGGTTCTTAAAGTATGGGTGCTTTAAGGCTGACAGCTACTATTAAGCAGCGATTGCTAATTTTCTATCAGCGTTTATATTTAGGTTTGCCATTTAACGCATTGCATACGGATAGCTTCACCAGCTGCATGGCCCCTGTCGAAACCAGTACTGCCCCTGATGTGCAAATGCCCGCAATCCCCCAAGATCCGGGCACCTCTAATATACTACCATCTGGCTGCCAGAATGTCAACGCCCTGACGGCGGCGAATATTGCAATCTTTATCTTAGCTTCATTTTGTAATCCCGCTCTATTTCTCTTTTTTGATCTTTCTTTGCAATATCCTGTCTTTTATCGTACAGCTTTTTGCCTCGCGCCAGGCCTACTTCCACCTTTACCAGGCTGCCCTTAAAATAAACCTGCAGAGGCACAAGGGTCAGCCCTTTTTCAGCCAGCTTAGAATCCAGTTTTGTGATTTCCTGTTTGTGCAGTAAAAGCTTTCTTACTCTCAGCGGGTCCTTATTAAATATGTTTCCCTTCTCGTAAGGGCTTATATGCATTCCATATATATACATCTGCCCTTTTTCAATGCGGATAAAGGATTCCTTAATACTGCATTTACCCATGCGAATAGACTTTACTTCTGTTCCAAACAGTTCAATTCCGGCCTCGTATTTGTCGTCAATAAAATAATCGTGGTAGGCTTTTTTATTGTTAGCTACCAGTTTAAAGCTTTCTTTTCCCATTTCTTATCCTCCTGCTATTCCTGCAGCCCTAAGGTTCTAACAGGAATAAAGTCGATGGTTCTGGCAAATTTGTCTGTTCCTAATACCTGAACCTTAATTTTCTGACCCAGCTTATAAGCTTTTCCGGTCATTTCTCCCTTTAATTCTAATCGCTGTTCGTCAAATATATAATAGTCGTCCCGCAGTTCGTTAATGTGAACCAGGCCTTCTACAGTATTTGGCAGCTCCACATAAAATCCCCAGCCTGTAACCCCGGAGATTACTCCCTCAAATTCTTCTCCAATGAATTTCTCCATATATTCGCACTTCTTCAGCTTCTCTGTCTCTCTCTCCGCCTCGTCGGCCCGGCGCTCCAGGGCAGAGCACTGCACAGTTACCTCCGGCAGAATTCTGTCATAATGGACAATGCGCTTGTCTGACAGTCCTCCCCTTAAATTTTCTTTAATAATCCGGTGGATCTGAAGGTCCGGGTATCTTCTGATCGGGGAGGTAAAGTGGGTATAGTATCTGGCTGCAAGACCAAAGTGGCCTCCTGATACTGCCGTATATTTGGCCTGGCGCATAGATCTTAATACAAGGCGGCTTAAAAGCGCTTCCTCATTGGTGCCCTCCAGTTTATCTAGCAGCTTCTGAAGTTCCTTAGGGTGAATTTCTCCCTGCTGAAGCCGGATAGTATAGCCAAAGTTATTAATAAAGGTCGCCAGCTTTTTCATTTTCTCCGGGTCCGGGTTATCGTGGGTTCTGTAAACAAAGGGCAGCTCCTGCCAAAAATAATCTTCGGCTATGGTCTCATTTGCCGCCAGCATAAAATCCTCGATTATTTTTGTGGCTGTATTTCTCTCGTAAGGCTTAATGTCCACAGGTTTTCCTTTTTCGTTAAGAATAATTTTACTTTCAGGAAAATCAAAGTCTACTGCCCCTCGTTTTCTCCTTTGTTCTCTGAGAATACAGGAAAGCTCTTCCATCAGCTGAAACATAGGGACAAACTCTTCATATTCTTTAGAAATCTCCTCATCCTTATGTGTTACAATGGCATTTACCGCAGTATAAGTCATTCTTCTGTCTACTTTAATCACTGTCTCGGCAATGCGGTGACTGATTACATGGCCAGAAGCATTAATATCCATTAGACAGCTTAAAGCCAAACGGTCTTCCCCCTGATTTAAAGAACAGATTCCGTTAGACAATTTGTGAGGCAGCATAGGAATCACTCTGTCCACTAAATACACGCTGGTGCCTCTTTTTAAAGCTTCTTTATCCAGAGGACTATTTTCTGTTACATAGTGGCTGACATCTGCAATATGCACTCCCAAATGGTAGACGCTTCCAGAGGGCAGCTCTTCTTTAGAAATAGTGACTGCATCGTCTAAGTCTTTTGCGTCCTCCCCGTCAATGGTCACTGTCATAAGGCCTCTTAAATCTAAACGGCCGGCCTTATCCTTTTCGTCTACTGTATCAGGAATATTTTCCACCCAGTCCATAACTGCCTGGGGAAATTCTTCCGGCAGGCCGTAGGCCTTTACTAGGGATAATATATCTGTGCCAGGATCATTTATATGACCTAAAATCTCTGTAATAATTCCCTCAGGCTTTTTTTTCTCATTTCCATAATCAGTAACGGAGACTACTACCTTATGGCCGGTAACTGCGCCTCTGTCCTTGCCCTGAGGGACAAAAATATCTTTGCAGATCTTCTGATTGTCAGGCATAACAAATCCAAAATTCTTATTTTTTTGATATAAACCTACAATATGTCTGTTGGCCCGCTCCAGAACTCTTACGACTGCTCCTTCCGCCCGCCTTCCCCTAGGCTCCTCCTCCACTACAATCTGAACTTTATCTCCGTGGAGAGCGCTTCCTGTTTTATCTGCCGGAATAAATACATCCTCTTCCATCCCCTCCACTGTTACAAAGCCAAAGCCTTTGGGGTGGCCGGTGAATATCCCCACTACGCCCATAGTCTCCGGTTTTCCATATTTACCTTTTTTGGATACGCCTGCTCTTCCCTCTGATACCAGGGCGTCCATAACTTCCTTCAGTTCCTGTCTTTGTTCCTTTGGAATGCCTAATAACATAGCCAGTTCCTTTAATTTCATGGGAACGTAGGCAGGATCCTTTAAAAGCTTTTCCAGGTTATCCTTTCGTTCTCTTAATAAATGTTCTTCCATTTTCTTCCTTTCAATATCACTTCTATAAACTAAAAAGAGGGTGCCACAGAAGCTGACGGTTCCTCTGCTGAATGCCTTAATCCGCCTTCCAGCAAACCGGAATGTCAATTCTGCAACACCCCCTAATGGATTTTTACAAAAGATTTAATACAAAAGCCAGTACTAAAAACAGTGCGGCTGCAATCTTCGTAAATTTTTCCAGGGCGCCTTCCATAGAACGGCCTTTGTTTTTACCCCAGTAGGTATCTGCCATACCGGCAATAGAACCAAGTCCTGCAGATTTTCCTTCCTGCATCAAAACGATTACAGTTAAAGCGATGGCTAATATTACAAATATAATTGTCAAAAGCATTTTCAGCATATTACACACCTCCTATAGTCAAACACCGTAATCATAGCACATTTTCCATGGAATAGCAACTGAAACTTTTCCATTTTATAAATCTGAAAATTTATAAAATCTGCTCTTCAATTCTAAGAAGCTGATTATATTTAGCTGTCCTGTCGCTTCTGCACGGAGCTCCTGTTTTTATCTGTCCTGCATTTACCGCCACTGCAATATCTGCAATAAATGTATCCTCTGTTTCCCCTGAGCGGTGAGAAATAATTGTTTTATACCCTGCCTTCTTAGCCATTTCTATGGCTTTCAGGCTTTCTGTCAAGGTGCCGATCTGGTTTACCTTTATTAAAATAGCGTTGGCAGCCCCTAAAGCAATTCCTTTGGCAAGTCTGCCTGTATTTGTGACAAACAGGTCATCTCCCACCAGCTGCACTCTGTCTCCCAGCTCTCTTGTCATATACTGCCAGCCTTCCCAGTCCTCCTCATTTAAACCGTCCTCTATGGAGAAAATAGGGAAGGAATCCAGCAGTTTCTTATAATATTCTGTCATTTCCTCTGCTGTTCTCTGCACGTCTCTGCCGCTCATTTTGCTTTCCCCCGGGAATAAATACAGCCCTGTTTCCTCGTCGTAAAGCTCGCTGGCTGCGGCGTCCATAGCTATTTTAATGTCTTTTCCCGGCTGATAACCGCTCATTTTAATTGCGTCCACTAAATAGGTCAATACCTCTTCTGCATTTTTCAGATCAGGGGCAAAGCCTCCCTCATCTCCTACAGCTGTGGAATGATGTCCGATTTCCAGCAGTTTTTTTAACGTATGGTATATTTCCGCACACATTTTCAGCCCCTCTGAGTAGGCCTTTGCTCCCACTGGCGCAATCATAAATTCCTGAAAGTCAACAGTATTTGCTGCGTGTACTCCTCCGTTTAAAATATTCATCATAGGAACTGGCAGCTGACAGGCGTTTACTCCTCCTAAATAGCGATATAAAGGAATATTAAGCCCTTTGGCAGCTGCTCTGGCCACTGCCAGGGAAACTCCTAAAATTGCATTGGCCCCCATATTTTCCTTATTTTCCGTGCCGTCGGCTTCACAAAGCAGGCAATCTATTTTCGTCTGGTCTAAAGCGCTTTCAAATAATACAGCTTCTGCTAAAACTGTATTTATATTGTCCACCGCTTTTTTTACTCCCTTTCCATTATATCTGTGATCTCCGTCTCTTAATTCTACTGCCTCAAACTTTCCTGTGGAGGCGCCTGAGGGCACGCTTGCTCTTCCCACTGCTCCATTTTCCAAAGTAACCTCCACCTCCACAGTTGGATTTCCTCTGGAATCTAAAATTTCCCTTCCTTTTACTTCTGCAATATCAAAACTATGACACATAAAAAACGGCCTCCTTATTCATACTGTTGTTATGAATTAGGATAGCCGTTCATTCTGGGTTTTATACAAGTCTGCTGTGAATTTCCAAAGGCTTTTATTAAAGCTGGGTAATATTTTTCTCTCCGTAAATCCTTTTCCAGTCCTTTTGAAAATCATCTACCGCTTTTCCAATGGCACGCATGGAAAAGGCTGTGTGAAACAATTCCGGCTGCACTGTCACTGCGTGGGCTCCGGCCTCTAAAGCCATGTTAACCTGGCCCATATTTTTAAAGCTGGCGGCTACAATCTTTGTATTATAATGCCAGCGATCAATTTGACAAGCTAAGCTGTGAATAGTGTGAAATGCGTCTATATCCATATTTTCCATACGGTTATAGTAGGGAGCCAGATAATCTGCCCCGCATTCCATAGCCATATATCCCTGAATTTTTGTGTAAATAGCAGTGGCTGTAACGGAAATATCCATTTCTTTTAACATTTTTATGGCCTTCAAGCCCTGCTCTGTTACAGGTACTTTTACAAAAACCTTTTCATCCACCTTTTCCAGAAGAGTTTTTCCCTCCCTAACCATAGTTTCAGCATCGGCGGCTGTCACCTGAATATGAAGGCTTTTGTCCTCCCCAATAATCTTTCGTATTTCTTTAAAATGATCGAAAAAGGAGATTTTCCCTTCCTTTTTCACAATAGACGGATTGCTGGTAACTCCCAAAATAGGATATACAGCTGCATATCTTCTGATTTCTTCTATATTTGCCGTGTCTAAAATAAACTCCATACTGTTTGTTACCTCCCTGATCTATTTTTTCTCTCTTCCATCATTCTGCGGAATTCCTCCTCAGAACAGCCGATCTCCTGCAGTCTTTTTCTTCTCTTTTCCCTGAGTATTCTCTGGCGTTCTCTCTGGGCATCCTGTCTTTTCTTATACCAGAATGCGGATGCTGCAGCTATAATACATATTGCAGCTGCCACTGCTCCTGCAGTTTTGGCCCCTGAAAAGGTGTCCGCCCCCAGAGCTTTTCCTCCAGTTTCCCTAGAATCCTGTTCCGGCTGGTCTGTGGAACTTTGGTTATTTTCATCTTCGGATGTGTCAGCCGTCTGATTGGTATAAATATATGCCTGTCCTATTTTTCTTTCATTATATGTATAAGTAAGAAGTCCTACGGCGTTTTCCGGCGCTCCTGAAGAAAGGGCTGTCTCTAAGCTACGCTCTCCGTCTGTAAAGGCCGCATCATTAGGAAGGGTAACAACGGCTTCCTGATCCAGCCAAACCTCTCCCGGCTCATAGGAAACTCCCCCGATATCTACAGGCTCCTGTCCTGTTAAAAAAGTTTCGTTTTCAGAAATATTCACGTTTTTAAAAAGCTGAAAACTAAAATCTAAAATCGTTGTCGTATCCTTATAATGAGTTTTTCCTGTACTTTTTAATGTAACCGCAACCAGCCTTTTCCCGTCTTTTTCCGCCAAGGTCACAAGGGTTTGCCCTGCTAAAGAGGTGTATCCTGTTTTGCCTGCTACTGCCGCCGGATAATACTCTGCCTCCTCCTCATCTAACATCTTGTGTTCCATGTAAAATGTCCGCCCGTTTGGATTGTTTTTAGTGGCCGGTATTTGGTAGCTTTTCGCTGAGTCAATTTCCAGCAATGTAGGATTTTTAAAGGCCTCTCTGGCTATTAAGGCCATATCGTAAGCAGATACCACCTGGGAATCATCATTCAGGCCTGACGGATTTGCAAAATGAGTTCCGTCTTCGCAGCCAATAGCCGCCACCTTTTGATTCATCATCTCCACAAAAGCGTCCCTGCTTCCCGCCACGTGCTCAGCCAAAGCGTTGGCAGACTGATTGGAGGACTGAAGCAATAAAAGATACAGGCAGTCTTTTACAGAAAGCTGATCCCCCTCTTCTATGTTCATTTTATTTCCGGCTCCCGCCTCCACATTGTAAACGGCATCGTAGGAAAAGGTTACTGTATCCTCTAAATTTGCATGTTCAATTACAATTAATGCAGTCAACAGCTTCGTAATACTGGCCGGCGGCTTTGTCTCGTGAATATTCTGGGCAAAAATCACTGTGCCGGAATCCACATCCATAACAATTCCTGATTCTGATTCTACTCCTGTATTTGTAGGCCATTCTGGCTTGGCATATGATACGATCCCCGGACCTGCGGCCACAAAAATAAGGCACAGCAGAATACTAATCATCCTTCGCATAAATACTCCTCTTTCTCTTGTAATACTGTACTGCATTCCAGTGATTTTGCCAAAAATCTGTGCAGTATTATCAGTATACTATAAAAGCCAGGGGATTTCCACGAAAAATTAAAGTTTATTCTAAATCCGCCTCCACATTATATAAGTCTCACAGGCTCTTTAAATCCTATTACCTTTACATACGGCTCCACGGTGTACAAATACCTTCTTATTTTTTCCGGCCTAACTTTCCCCTCCTCCTTACTTTTTGTCTGTAACTTTCTGTTATAACAAACTTTCCTTTTTCTAGCCTTATAAGAGCTGCCGGAACCTCCATATATTTTTCATCAGGCACAGCCACAACCGCCGCCTCCGCCACATAAGGCAAAGTGTGAAGCACATTTTCAATATCAAAGCTGCATATTTTCTCCCCGCCTCTGTTGATCATATCCTTTTTTCTGTCAACGATATATAAATAGCCGGCCTGATTATAATACCCCAGATCTCCTGTGCGCAGCCACCCGTCCTCTGAAATCAAATCCGGCCACGGCTTGTGGTAGCTTTCTAGCACAAAACTGCCTTTTAAACAAATTTCCCCTATTTCCTCAGCTTCCAGCTCTCGGCTGCCCTCCATAATTTTCACCTTCAAATCCGGCATAGGAACTCCTGAAGAACCAATCCAGGGGGCTGTCGGCTGCTCCCGCCGTTTCCGTAAGTCCATATACAGTGTGAAACTGTGCTTTTGGCATCCATTCCTTTCGCTTTTTAATGTTTTCTGGAGCCATATTTCCGCTGCCGCAGGCAAATCCTTTTACCCACGGAATAACCGGATATTCCTTTCTCTTTTCTAAAAGTATGGAAAACACTGTTGGGGAAGCGTGATAAAAAGTAATTTTTTCTTTTAAAAAGCACTTTAAAACAGCGTCCCCGTCCACTTTCGGCTGGATAAATACAGTCCCTCCCACTGTCAGAAATACTGATAAAATACTGATCATCCCTGTTACGTGATACATAGGAGTGGCAATAAGAGAGCTGTCTTTTTCACTTAAATTCAGGGTTTTTATGTATGCTTCCACTGAATTCATTACTTGGTAATTTTTTAAAATTACACCTTTACTTTTAGAGGTAGTTCCTGATGTAAACATAACTATGGCATCATCTTCTAAACAAGCCTGTCTCTCCTCTTTGCCTAAATCCCTGCAGCTGCTGCCTGCCAAAAGATATTCCAGTCCCCAGTCCCCCTCTGATTTAGAAGCAATAATTTTTACGCCGTTTATTTCCTGAAGCCAGGAAGCTGTTTTGTCCGTCATCTCCAGCAAGTATTTGTAAGAATAGGTTCTGCCCCTCCAATCACCTATTGCTGCTTTCTCCGACAGCCTAACAGCCGTCTTTTTAAAAGCCAGGTACATGCTGAAAGCCATATCTTTATAAATACAGATATTTCTCTCACCTACCTTTCTCTCTTCTATACAGTTTTCCACCTCTTTGGGCCAGTAATTTTTCCACCATAGCATAAGCTTCCCCTTCTCAAAAAAGCAGAGGCTTTACTTTGACGACTTAATATTTAACAAGCTTTTTCTGGACCGCTCCAGATGCACCTGCATAATATGACTTGCAAATTCCCCATCCATATCATCCACAGCGCCAAACAGCTGTCTGTGATCCATCATAGACTTGGCCATAACTTTGGCATCGCTGTTTAACTGACGGGTATATCTGTCGGCAATATCCTGAAACATACGGGAAATCATCACCAGAACGTGATTTCTGGAGGCAGCCACAAGAAGCTCGTGAAACTTTCTGTCATACTTAGAGTAAGAGGCAAAATCGTTAAAACCTATAGCTTCCTCCATATTTTCAATATATCCCTTGAGAATTTTTATCTCATTTTCCGTCCTGTTTTCAGCAGCCAGCTTACAAGCTCCGCTTTCCACAAAAATTCTGGCGTCGTATATTTCGTCAATATTATTTTCTGTCACTGTCATCAAAGTAAATAAAGGCTTCATAAATTCTGCAGGATTTACCTCATTTACATAAGTCCCGTCCCCCTGCATAATTTTTACGATTCCCAGCACATTCAGCTTTTTCAGTCCCTCCCTTAAACATACCCGGCTGACCTGAAGCTCTGCTGCCAGCTCCCCTTCCGGCGGAAGCTTGTCCCCTATTTTCCATCTGCCTTTTCTGATTTCTTCTATAATCTGATCTGCAACAATATCATATTTGTATTTCTTCTTCCCATCTTCTGCCATTTACATCCCTCGTCCCTGTAAATATTTACCAAAATTATATCATCCACTATTTTAAAACGCAAGGTTCCCCCACTTCCCACACCTTTAAAGGGAAGAATAGGCAGTTTTCCTATATCAGGTAAGAATTCCAGGAAGGAACAGACTAATAAATGGAATATATGTAGTTATGGCTAAAACCACCAGCATGTAAATCAGCAGCTGTCCTACAAAGCGGAAAGTAGTTTCTAATTGAATTTTGCTGATTTTACAGCCTACAAACAAGTTAATTCCCACAGGTGGGGTAATCATGCCAATAGACAGATTCATAACAATAATAACCCCCAGCTGAATTGGGTCCACGCCTAAGGGCTGCACAATTTTCAGCAAAATTGGACTGAGAATAATGGTGGCCGGGGCGGCGTCCATAATCATTCCTACAATTAAAAGCAGAATATTAATTAAAATTAAAATAACATACTTATTTGTAGTCATATCCAGCACCCCGTTTGCTATGGAGGCTGTCACTCCCTCTAAAGTTAAAAGCTTTGCGAATGCTGTTGAGAAGGAAATAATTACAATAAAGCTGCAGCTTTTAGTGGCCCGCACAAAGGTTCCCGGCAAATCCTTTACTTTTAAATCTTTATAAATAAACATTCCCGCCAGCAAAGCATACACACAGGCCACTACAGACGCTTCTGTGGGGAGAAAATTCCGCTGTAAATTCCTCCCAGAATAATTACAGGCACTAATAAAGCCCAAATTGCTTCTTTAAAATTATACCAGAACCCAGAATCGTAAACCTTCTGCAGCTCTGCTTTCACCTCCGGCCCAGGTAAATATTTTTCTTTTATAGAAATTTTTCTGGCTATAATGATCATTGCCACTCCCAACAAGATTCCGGGAATAACTCCGGCTAAAAACAGCTTGGCCACAGATGTGTTGGTAGCTACTCCGTAAAGCAGGAATAAAATACTGGGGGGAATAATAGGGCCAAGGGCTCCTCCCGCTGCCGCCGCGGCAGTAGAAAACCCCTTGCTGTAGCCGGCCCTGATCATCTGAGGGATCATAATTCCTCCTATACACGCCACTGTGGCGGGACCTGAGCCTGAAATAGCGGCAAAGAACATACTGGCAATAATGGTTACAATAGCCAGCCCTCCCGGCCTGTCTTTTACAAGACTCATACAAAAATTAATCAGCCTTTGAGAGATACCTCCCTGAATCATCAGCTCTCCTGAAAGAATAAAAAACGGAATGGCTAAAAGAGTAAAGCTGTTAGTCCCGTTTAGGAAGGATTCTATAATCAGAGACATGTCAATAGTTCCAAACATAAGGGAATATCCGCAGCACACAAGTCCTAATGCAATAGCAATGGGAAATCCCAAAAATACAAAGACAAACAATCCTCCTATTAAAATAACGCCTGCCATTTATTTGCCCTCCCTGCTATTTAGAAACTCATATCGGATAATAAAGTAAATATTCATTAAGCATCTGACTGCAGAGGCCCCCACACCCAGCAAAAGGGAGGCTGACATCAGCCACATGGGGAACTGTGTAATAGACACTGTTTTCATAGCCATCTGGTCCAGAACTCTTAATAAAACATAATATCCTACTGCAGTTACAAAAATCAGATCCACTATATAGAGAAACAGATTTGCCAGATCCTTCATCTTCCCCGGCAGCTTTTCAATCACAGCTACAATCTGAATGTGATCATTTCTTAAAAAAGCGCCGCTGCAGGCCAGAAAAACAAAATACATAAACATGTACAGACAATATTCTGAAATCCAAGCGGCAGATGTTTTCAGCACGTATCTCATTATTACCTGCACAAATAAAAGTACTACCATTACAGCCAGAAGAACTGCTCCCACCCATTCCTCCAGATGATTGTAAAACTTGTTTTCATTGTAATAAGCCTTCATATGCACCTCCTGATTTCAGATTACTGCTTTCCTTCCTCTGTGCGCCCTAAAATTTCCAGTACTTTATTTACATTATCTTTAGATGTAAGAGAAACGTTCTCATCCCACCACACCTTGTCTACAGAAATCTGGCGCAGCATCTTTTCGTCCTCTTCGGATGCTTCTGTCACTGTCACCCCGTGCTCTTTCATTTAAGTCGTCTATCCACTGGCTGTCTCCCACCTTGTTTAACTCCTCATCTGTAGACATTAAATACGGAATTCCATATACATAATAGGCTGACATTCCGGAAAGGTCTGCAAAACAGTTAGGCGTTGTGTTTCCCATCTGCAGCGTGGCGGAACGAACCTTGTCTAAAACGTCTGCGTCCGTCTCCCCAATAGAACCGCTGGTAAATAATTCTACCTGAATCCTGCCCCCGGACTGTTCTTCTATACTTTTTTCAAACTCTTTATAGGCCACATTAAAGGGATCAATGTCTGAAACTGTATTTCCTATTTTCAAAGTGTAGGTTTCCTGACCTCCTCCGTCTGTATTCTGACCTGCGCTGCTATTTTCTTTTCCGCAGCCTGCCAGGCAAAGAGCTGCCGCCAACACCAAAAGATAACGTTTTTTCTTCATGTACCTTTCCTCCTTATTCGCTTACTTTCTGTACAAATTCCACTAATATTCCTTCTCCAAATCTGGGCCTTAAAAAATTCACCAAAATTCCTCCGGCTCCCATTACCCCTTTTTCTTCCAGCATCTGAAGCCCCTTCGCCTCATAATCCGCCCTGCATTTTTCCACATCCTCCACCTCAAAGGCAATGTGGTGTATCCCTCCTTTCCCGTTATTGTACATTGTCAGAACGCCCTCTTTAGGCACCACCAGCTCTACAGGCGATTCCTCCTTTTCATGTCTGGTAAACAGACAGTCTGCCTTATAAGCCTCCACATATTCTATATAATCTGTTTCCAGACCAAACTTCTCCATAAACCTTTCAGCTCTTTCCATGGAATTCATTACAATTCCAACGTGATGCAGCTTCATATGTTTCATAACCCCAGTTCCTGCCCTTCTATGATTTTTTTCAGACCAAAAGCCTTTTCCTTATATATTTCCACCGGAGTTTCCCTGATTTCATCAGCCATAAGAGGCTTAAATTCCATTTGAGCCAGAATATCCTTTTCCATATCTGTGCCCTTTGCAAATTCTATCAGTACAGGGCCCTTCTCTGTCAGCTTAAATACTGCCCGCTCTGTGACAAAAAACATATTCTGTCCTCTGGCTACAGCCATTTTTCCATTGTAGGAAATCTGCTGTACCTTTTTCACCAGCTTTTTAAACCTTCCTTCTTTTACAATGTGGATTCCCGCCTCATCAAATTCCGCCTGTATTCCCCCTCCTGTAAATGTAGAGCAGAACACTACGTTTTTCGCTGTGCTGGTAATGTCAATAAAGCCTCCGGCTCCCGCCGCCACAGTTCCCATTTTCGTGGCGTTTACATTTCCCTCCCGGTCCATTTCCCCGGCTCCCATAAAGGTAAAATCAATTCCGGCTCCCGTATAGTATTCAAATTGCCTGTCGTGGGGGATCAGGGCCTCGGGGCTGCAGGATATTCCAAAGTCAATTCCTCCTGCCGGCATGCCTCCGTAAATTCCTGACTCTACAATCAGCATCACGTCCTCCTGCACCTTTTCTTCCGCCAGAATAGGA
The window above is part of the Lachnoclostridium edouardi genome. Proteins encoded here:
- the smpB gene encoding SsrA-binding protein SmpB, with protein sequence MGKESFKLVANNKKAYHDYFIDDKYEAGIELFGTEVKSIRMGKCSIKESFIRIEKGQMYIYGMHISPYEKGNIFNKDPLRVRKLLLHKQEITKLDSKLAEKGLTLVPLQVYFKGSLVKVEVGLARGKKLYDKRQDIAKKDQKREIERDYKMKLR
- a CDS encoding fructose-6-phosphate aldolase; translation: MEFILDTANIEEIRRYAAVYPILGVTSNPSIVKKEGKISFFDHFKEIRKIIGEDKSLHIQVTAADAETMVREGKTLLEKVDEKVFVKVPVTEQGLKAIKMLKEMDISVTATAIYTKIQGYMAMECGADYLAPYYNRMENMDIDAFHTIHSLACQIDRWHYNTKIVAASFKNMGQVNMALEAGAHAVTVQPELFHTAFSMRAIGKAVDDFQKDWKRIYGEKNITQL
- the secG gene encoding preprotein translocase subunit SecG, which produces MLKMLLTIIFVILAIALTVIVLMQEGKSAGLGSIAGMADTYWGKNKGRSMEGALEKFTKIAAALFLVLAFVLNLL
- a CDS encoding D-alanyl-D-alanine carboxypeptidase family protein, encoding MRRMISILLCLIFVAAGPGIVSYAKPEWPTNTGVESESGIVMDVDSGTVIFAQNIHETKPPASITKLLTALIVIEHANLEDTVTFSYDAVYNVEAGAGNKMNIEEGDQLSVKDCLYLLLLQSSNQSANALAEHVAGSRDAFVEMMNQKVAAIGCEDGTHFANPSGLNDDSQVVSAYDMALIAREAFKNPTLLEIDSAKSYQIPATKNNPNGRTFYMEHKMLDEEEAEYYPAAVAGKTGYTSLAGQTLVTLAEKDGKRLVAVTLKSTGKTHYKDTTTILDFSFQLFKNVNISENETFLTGQEPVDIGGVSYEPGEVWLDQEAVVTLPNDAAFTDGERSLETALSSGAPENAVGLLTYTYNERKIGQAYIYTNQTADTSEDENNQSSTDQPEQDSRETGGKALGADTFSGAKTAGAVAAAICIIAAASAFWYKKRQDAQRERQRILREKRRKRLQEIGCSEEEFRRMMEERKNRSGR
- a CDS encoding AMP-binding protein → MLWWKNYWPKEVENCIEERKVGERNICIYKDMAFSMYLAFKKTAVRLSEKAAIGDWRGRTYSYKYLLEMTDKTASWLQEINGVKIIASKSEGDWGLEYLLAGSSCRDLGKEERQACLEDDAIVMFTSGTTSKSKGVILKNYQVMNSVEAYIKTLNLSEKDSSLIATPMYHVTGMISILSVFLTVGGTVFIQPKVDGDAVLKCFLKEKITFYHASPTVFSILLEKRKEYPVIPWVKGFACGSGNMAPENIKKRKEWMPKAQFHTVYGLTETAGAADSPLDWFFRSSYAGFEGENYGGQPRAGS
- the rnr gene encoding ribonuclease R; translation: MEEHLLRERKDNLEKLLKDPAYVPMKLKELAMLLGIPKEQRQELKEVMDALVSEGRAGVSKKGKYGKPETMGVVGIFTGHPKGFGFVTVEGMEEDVFIPADKTGSALHGDKVQIVVEEEPRGRRAEGAVVRVLERANRHIVGLYQKNKNFGFVMPDNQKICKDIFVPQGKDRGAVTGHKVVVSVTDYGNEKKKPEGIITEILGHINDPGTDILSLVKAYGLPEEFPQAVMDWVENIPDTVDEKDKAGRLDLRGLMTVTIDGEDAKDLDDAVTISKEELPSGSVYHLGVHIADVSHYVTENSPLDKEALKRGTSVYLVDRVIPMLPHKLSNGICSLNQGEDRLALSCLMDINASGHVISHRIAETVIKVDRRMTYTAVNAIVTHKDEEISKEYEEFVPMFQLMEELSCILREQRRKRGAVDFDFPESKIILNEKGKPVDIKPYERNTATKIIEDFMLAANETIAEDYFWQELPFVYRTHDNPDPEKMKKLATFINNFGYTIRLQQGEIHPKELQKLLDKLEGTNEEALLSRLVLRSMRQAKYTAVSGGHFGLAARYYTHFTSPIRRYPDLQIHRIIKENLRGGLSDKRIVHYDRILPEVTVQCSALERRADEAERETEKLKKCEYMEKFIGEEFEGVISGVTGWGFYVELPNTVEGLVHINELRDDYYIFDEQRLELKGEMTGKAYKLGQKIKVQVLGTDKFARTIDFIPVRTLGLQE
- the eno gene encoding phosphopyruvate hydratase gives rise to the protein MCHSFDIAEVKGREILDSRGNPTVEVEVTLENGAVGRASVPSGASTGKFEAVELRDGDHRYNGKGVKKAVDNINTVLAEAVLFESALDQTKIDCLLCEADGTENKENMGANAILGVSLAVARAAAKGLNIPLYRYLGGVNACQLPVPMMNILNGGVHAANTVDFQEFMIAPVGAKAYSEGLKMCAEIYHTLKKLLEIGHHSTAVGDEGGFAPDLKNAEEVLTYLVDAIKMSGYQPGKDIKIAMDAAASELYDEETGLYLFPGESKMSGRDVQRTAEEMTEYYKKLLDSFPIFSIEDGLNEEDWEGWQYMTRELGDRVQLVGDDLFVTNTGRLAKGIALGAANAILIKVNQIGTLTESLKAIEMAKKAGYKTIISHRSGETEDTFIADIAVAVNAGQIKTGAPCRSDRTAKYNQLLRIEEQIL
- a CDS encoding AMP-binding enzyme; the protein is MEGSRELEAEEIGEICLKGSFVLESYHKPWPDLISEDGWLRTGDLGYYNQAGYLYIVDRKKDMINRGGEKICSFDIENVLHTLPYVAEAAVVAVPDEKYMEVPAALIRLEKGKFVITESYRQKVRRRGKLGRKK